The proteins below are encoded in one region of Mus caroli chromosome 10, CAROLI_EIJ_v1.1, whole genome shotgun sequence:
- the Tacr2 gene encoding substance-K receptor, with protein MGARASITDTNILSGLESNATGVTAFSMPGWQLALWATAYLALVLVAVTGNATVIWIILAHERMRTVTNYFIINLALADLCMAAFNATFNFIYASHNIWYFGSTFCYFQNLFPVTAMFVSIYSMTAIAADRYMAIVHPFQPRLSAPSTKAVIAGIWLVALALASPQCFYSTITVDQGATKCVVAWPNDNGGKMLLLYHLVVFVLIYFLPLVVMFAAYSVIGLTLWKRAVPRHQAHGANLRHLQAKKKFVKAMVLVVVTFAICWLPYHLYFILGTFQEDIYYRKFIQQVYLALFWLAMSSTMYNPIIYCCLNHRFRSGFRLAFRCCPWGTPTEEDRLELTHTPSISRRVNRCHTKETLFMTGDMTHSEATNGQVGGSQDGEPAGP; from the exons ATGGGGGCCCGTGCCAGCATTACCGACACCAACATCTTGTCTGGCCTTGAGAGTAACGCAACAGGCGTTACAGCCTTCTCTATGCCTGGCTGGCAGCTGGCGCTATGGGCCACAGCCTACCTGGCCCTGGTGCTGGTGGCTGTAACAGGCAATGCCACAGTCATCTGGATCATTCTGGCCCACGAGAGGATGCGCACGGTCACCAACTATTTCATCATCAACCTGGCCTTGGCAGACCTCTGCATGGCGGCCTTCAATGCCACCTTCAACTTCATCTATGCCAGTCACAACATCTGGTACTTTGGCAGCACCTTCTGCTACTTCCAGAACCTCTTTCCTGTCACAGCCATGTTCGTCAGCATCTACTCCATGACCGCCATCGCCGCTGACAG GTACATGGCCATTGTCCACCCTTTTCAGCCGCGGCTCTCCGCCCCCAGCACCAAAGCAGTTATTGCTGGCATCTGGCTGGTAGCCCTGGCTCTCGCCTCCCCACAATGTTTCTACTCTACCATCACTGTGGACCAGGGGGCCACCAAGTGTGTGGTGGCCTGGCCCAATGACAACGGAGGCAAGATGCTCCTACT GTATCATCTGGTGGTGTTTGTCCTCATCTACTTCCTGCCTCTAGTGGTGATGTTTGCAGCTTACAGTGTCATTGGCCTCACACTGTGGAAACGCGCGGTACCCAGACACCAGGCTCATGGAGCTAACCTGCGCCATCTACAGGCCAAGAAGAAG TTTGTGAAGGCCATGGTACTGGTGGTGGTGACATTTGCCATCTGCTGGCTGCCCTACCACCTCTACTTCATCCTGGGGACCTTCCAAGAAGACATCTACTACCGCAAGTTTATCCAGCAGGTCTACCTGGCACTCTTCTGGCTGGCCATGAGCTCCACCATGTACAACCCCATCATTTATTGCTGCCTTAACCACAG GTTTCGCTCTGGATTCCGGCTTGCTTTCCGGTGCTGCCCCTGGGGAACGCCAACCGAGGAAGACAGGCTGGAGCTGACCCACACTCCATCCATCTCTAGGAGAGTCAACCGGTGTCACACCAAGGAGACTTTGTTCATGACGGGGGATATGACCCACTCTGAGGCTACCAATGGGCAGGTTGGGGGCTCCCAGGATGGGGAGCCTGCTGGACCCTGA